GCAACATACATAATCGGAGAGACACCTTTCCCTGAGTTTACGGTTGTGTTGATGTTGGATGACGTTCAAATAGGTTACTATGATTCCAACATTAAACAATCTGTCTACAGGGGGCACCATATCACAGACAATATTAATGATGAAGCTCAGGAAGGAATTTATGTACTTGGAACTATGTACCGCCACATGAAAGAGAGATCGTTTCGCCTAAAATACCACTTAAATCTCACGGAAGGTGTTCATGTTCAGCAAAGAATCGGTGGCTGTGAGATACTGCACAATGGTGAACCGGCCCTGATCATGACAAAGAACTCTTTTAATGCAGATTTTGCAGATTATGCGGTATATTACAACATGACACATTTTACATACGATTCTGGGCAACTACTACTCGGATATAATTGGATGAGGCAAGCAACTGAAAGAACACTTTATACTAATGTTTGGCTTCCTATTTGCATCAACACACTGAAAAAATGCCTGAACAGAGAGAAGAAATGTGTGATGCAGAGAGTTCCTCCCAGACTCAGGTTGATAAAGAAAGAGGTTTCTGGAGGCCTCCGGGTGAGCTGCCTAGCGTTTGGTTTCTACCCTCGCCACATCAACCTGACCCTGCTGAGAGACGGCCATCCTGTGGCAGAACAGGAGCTGACAGGGGGGGAGGTTCTGCCTAGTGGAGATGGGACCTACCAGCTGAGGAAGAGTCTGGAGGTCAGTACTGAGGAGCTAAGAGAGAGACACAACTACACCTGCACTGCCTCTCACCTCAGTCTGGACAACAAGCTGGATGTCAGTTGGGAGTCTGGGGCGGAGAGAGTTCGCCTATTCATCCTATCAGCTCCACTGGTGATGGTAGTGATTGTTATTCTATTGGGCATTTTAATTTGCCTCGCAAGGAGGATACGCGCCGCCTCGCAGAATTTGTTGCAACTAGCCAGCGTTGATTCAAAAGAGGCCGATGAAAAATGAACCTGTCATCAGATTCTGAGACCTAATATTTTTTTGGGACACTGATGCAACTTTGTCAATTCAGCTCAATTCACAATGACACCTATGACTATGAGGGCAGACACAAAATGTGCAAATCATTATTTTATTATCGGTCGACTATTAAAGGATCAGGAGACTGTTGTGGAGACTGTTGACAattacaaatatctgggcattgGTCCAGATTTGcatttatatattttacattaaCAAAATTACTTTTTTAATTATTTCTGTTATGTCATTATTTTGAATCATTACTTTTCATTAATTACACAATACACTTCATATCTGTGTTGTATTAGCTGATATCCAGAATCTAAACCAGGagacagtggcgtgtattcatggatgccaagagaagccaggcttccccaaaaaattaccaagaaaaaaacatattaaataatgtatctttcgtctctgtgtttaataattttccttcaattcgcaagaggctgaatgtatattttaccggagaaagcatccgagtgagTGAAACATTGCccctctgtatctgtatgtgtagcccatcaatctgatgctgtctggtcaaaaagagtatgacattgttgccgcctgtagcgttgaatgcaagggaagccagcgagcatttggcctcccttgataaaaaaattataaaataatagccaatcactGTTGAggtaaactgagcgagctcaactgtgaatggtcctggtgcaccgaaagaaagtgtcaagggaagacagtttggatttggcttcacatcaaaagccaaacgtcattgacagaaaaaaattgaattgaatcttgttgtgttgttgtcctccagtggctagctagctaaaatttgaacattaggaacacctgctctttccatggcatagacagaccaggtgaatccaggtgaaagctatgatcccttattgatgtcacttgttaaatccacttcaatctgtgtagatgaaggggaggagacagatttaaagaaggatttttaagccttgagaaaatggagacatggattgtgtatgtgtgccattcagagggtgaatgggcaagacaacatttttaagtgcctttgaacggggtatggtagtaggtgacaggTGCACTGgtatgagtgtgtcaagaactgcaactatGCTGGGTTCTTCACACTCAACAGTGTGaaaccacccaaaagacatccagccaatttgacacaactgtgggaagcattggagtcaacatgggccagcatccctgtggaatgctttcgacacctcgtAGAGTCCaggccccaacgaattgaggctgttctgagggcaaaagggggtgcaactgaatattaggaaggtgtgcctaatgttttgtacactcagtgtatatatattttttaacacatTGCAAAAATGTGCAGGGACCAGAATTAGGATTTCTCCCCACTacctattgttcctgcagtgaggaATTAGTCTCCAGAGAATGTTTTTTTAGAATTAATCTACAGATCATCTTTGTCTGgagtaacaaaaaaaaaaagcagcAGTATGTATGTaaatcagggagccaaatgaacggctcCTTCACAGATGCGATTCGGTTCCTGGCGTTCACCATAAACGTAGGTTGGTCGTTCCTAGCCAACGTAggttggtagttagttgtagttaggtattgtatttactataggttagtattgttgttattgtaggtttccgtaggtaattgtaggttagtatcaaagcacgaggctagctagctagcgggtagctactggtatcgattagcaacgctggagagctgtttccaaatgttaatgtagtcctagccaacgtttaatttttgctgcgttatgcgttatgaaaggaactagacacggacttgaattatctgtttagtgtgctaacacactttTGGCAGTTTGtcgtaaccaagtattgatgctaaattgtgtgttaatggatgctagcttgcaggttAGCTACGAAGCGTCATAGCtaagcatcgtgggttgttgtgggtagttactgtgtcctgGCAGTGCcgggctgtagcacgaagcgagctacctagccgttttttcgaactgagttagagtcaacacaatagccattgtgtgccgggtgtagcacgaagctagccagctagccgttcttcaaacaaagtcaacacagtggccattgctagctggaTTAGCTACTACCAGcttaactgtacggtagtagctaaatacaatatacttgtcctagctagccaatgtctaatcattgctgtgtcatgaaaggaacttgacacagacacgaatgatctgtttagtgtgttatcacactattggtggtttgttgtgaccaagtgttggtgctatacggtgtgttattgttattggatgctagcttgctagttagctatggtgtcatagttgaataaagtgggttgagtctattcctttaaacattgaaccgctgtggttcacaacaattctgatttctaaaggtggaagttgggagagtttttgttcgggtggttcagtgaaacaattttagtttctgaggtagaagttttggtgagggaggtcctgctctctccgctcccagatgctcagctcatttcattccgatctcctctgcatttttgtagccatttgctacagcc
This window of the Coregonus clupeaformis isolate EN_2021a chromosome 10, ASM2061545v1, whole genome shotgun sequence genome carries:
- the LOC121575780 gene encoding major histocompatibility complex class I-related gene protein-like, with amino-acid sequence MGKLSVFLFVLSFYTIVNAGSGSHSLWALATYIIGETPFPEFTVVLMLDDVQIGYYDSNIKQSVYRGHHITDNINDEAQEGIYVLGTMYRHMKERSFRLKYHLNLTEGVHVQQRIGGCEILHNGEPALIMTKNSFNADFADYAVYYNMTHFTYDSGQLLLGYNWMRQATERTLYTNVWLPICINTLKKCLNREKKCVMQRVPPRLRLIKKEVSGGLRVSCLAFGFYPRHINLTLLRDGHPVAEQELTGGEVLPSGDGTYQLRKSLEVSTEELRERHNYTCTASHLSLDNKLDVSWESGAERVRLFILSAPLVMVVIVILLGILICLARRIRAASQNLLQLASVDSKEADEK